The Buchnera aphidicola (Muscaphis stroyani) DNA window GAAGAGATCTAATTTCAGGAGATTCCGGAGTGCATTTATTTAAAAAAAATAATCTGCATGAGAAAAATACTTACTATCATATAATTCCAAAAAATTTTATATTAAAAAAATATTGGTATATAATTCCATATTACCATCTTTTTGGTAATGAAGAAATGACTCAATATTCATCTATTATAAGAGAAAATTCATCTTTAAAATACGCATTAATAAGTAACAAAGATAGAATAAAATTAGGTTTAAAAAGAGATTCTATAGTACATTTTAATTGCTTGAACAAAGATTATTTTTTATCTGTTTGTTTTTCTAAAAATCTAGACGAAAACCAAATAGGTCTTCCTATTGGTCGAAAAGGCTTTCCTTTAATTCTTGCTGGTAAAGAGATTAAATTTTTAAAGGAATATGTAAAATGATTGTTTCTAAAATAAATGAATGTGTAACAGAATTTCATTTTATTAAAACCATATTTATTTTGTTTTTTATTATATTTTTTAGTGCCATCTTAAGTGTAATTGAGCGAAGATTGTTGGCTTTTTTTCAAAATAGACATGGTCCCAATCGAGTTGGTTATTTTGGCAGTTTACAGATATGTGCTGATATGATTAAAATTTTATTTAAAGAAGATTGGGTTCCCTCATTTAGTAAAAAATTTATTTTTGTTTTATCTCCTATTATTGCGTTTATTTCTCTTTTATTTGTAATACCCACTGTTCCTTTTACATCTAAATTTTATATCATTAATTTAAATATAGGGGTATTATTTTTTTTAATGATGGCTGGATTGTCTGTTTATTCTGTCTTATTCGCTGGTTGGTCAAGTAATAATAAATATGCTTTGTTAGGAGCTATTCGAGCTGTTGCTCAAACATTAAGCTATGAAGTATTTTTAGGTTTATCAATTATGGGGGCAGTAGCTAAATCCGGATCGTTTAATATAATAGATATTGTTAACAATCAAAAAGAAATATGGAATATATTTCCTCAATTTTTTGGATTTTTAACATTTTTTATAGCTGGTTTAGCCATTTGTCACAGACATCCTTTTGATCAACCTGAATCTGAGCAGGAATTAGCAGATGGTTATCACATTGAGTATTCCGGTATGAAATTTGGATTTTTTTTTATTGGAGAATACATTTCTATTATCACTGTTTCATTTTTAATTACTTCAATTTTTCTTGGTGGATGGTTAGGCCCTTGGTTGCCTGGGTTTATTTGGTTTAGTATAAAAGCAATATTATGTATTTTTATTTTTATTTTAATTCGAGCATCTCTTCCTAGACCAAAATACAATCAGATGCTATCGTTTGGATGGAAAGTATGTTTGCCGTTGACATTATTAAACTTGCTTTTAACTGCTTTTTTTTTACTACTATCAAAAGCCTAAGGAATATTATTTATGATCATAAAAGAGATAATAATTGGTTTTTGTACTCAAATCAGAAGCATGTGGATGGTTTTTTTAAATATATTTTATAAATCTGAAACTAAAATGTATCCAGAAGAAAAAGTTCATGTATCTTCTCGCTATAGAGGTCGAATTATATTAACTAAAAACGTAAATGGAGATGAGCGCTGTGTAGCTTGTAATTTATGCGCAGCAGTCTGCCCTGTTGATTGTATTGCATTACAAAAATCTGAAAGTAAAAATGGTCGTTGGTATCCAGAATTTTTTAGAATTAATTTTTCTCGTTGTATTTTTTGCGGTTTATGCGAAGAAGCATGCCCAACGGCTGCAATTCAATTAACATCTGATTTTGAGTTATCAGAATTTAAAAGAGAAGATTTGATTTATGAAAAAGAAGATTTGTTAATTTCTGGTCCAGGAAAATATCCTGATTATGATTTTTACAACCATTCTGGAGTTGTAATTCAAAATAAAAAAGAGTCAATTTATTTAGATGCTAAAAATAAACCTATTGACGTTAAGGACTTGTTACCATAAGGAGTTTTTATGGAATTTTGTTTTTACACATTCGGAATTTTGTCGATAATTTCCACTATTTTTGTAGTTTTTCAAAAAAATATAGTACCTGCATTGGTGTATTTAATTATTTCATTTTTGTCAATATCAGCAGTTTTTTTTACGATTGGTGCTTTTTTTGCTGGAGCGCTTCAAATTATTATTTATGCTGGAGCTATTATGGTTTTATTTGTTTTCTTTATTATGATGCTTAATCTTAGTGATAAAGATGCATCAAAAGAAAAAAAATATTTAAACTCTACGTTTTGGATTGGTCCAAGCATTTTGTCAATAATCTTGCTTTGTTCAATGACATACGCATTATCTTTTTTCCAAAATAAAAATATAGATGCGTGTTTAATTACTGCAAAATCAGTTGGAAAAAATTTGTTTGGTCCTTATGCGCTTTTAGTTGAGCTTTTTTCTATGCTTTTATTATCATCTTTAATCGTAGTGTTTCACATTGGAAAAAAATAAATTTTTAAAAAATTTTTTAGTACATAGTCATGTTAAAAAGGGTAATAAATGATTTCTCTATTTCATGGTTTATTTTTATCATTAATACTTTTTCTGATAGGTTTAACGTCTTTCATATTAAGACGTAACATATTGTTTATATTGATTAGTTTAGAAATAATGATGAATGCTGTTGGTTTATCTTTTATAGTTGTTGGTAGTTACTGGAAAGAAGCAGATGGTCAAATAATGTATATATTTACTATTACTCTTGCAGCAGCAGAAGCGAGTATAGCTCTGGCTTTATTAATTCAATTTTATAAACGTTATAAAAAATTAAATATTGATAATTTAAGAGAGATGAATGGATGAACATTATTTTTCTTTTAGTATTATCTCCATTAATTAGTTTTTTGTTTTTATCTTTTAAAAACAATATAATATCCAAAAAAAACACATCAATTGTGGGCTGCGTCTCTATTTTTATTTCACTAATAATCACTATTTTTTATTGTTTTCAATCTATATGCAATCCTAATCAGATATCTATACAGAAATTATGGAATTTAGTATCTATAGATAATATAAATATTAGTGTTGGTTTTATCATAGATGATTTATCTTTAATAATGTTGAGTTTAATTACAGGTGTTGGATTTTTTATACACATCTTTTCTATTTGGTATATGAGACATAAAGATGGCTATTCTCGATTTTTTGCGTGTACGAATTTATTTATAGCAAGTATGTTAGTTCTTGTTCTTTCAGATAATTTTTTATTAATGTATGTCGGATGGGAAGGAATTAGCATATGTTCTTATCTATTAATCAACTTTTATTACGACGAAATTAAAAATAACAATTGCGCATTTAAGGCTTTTGTTTTAACTCGTATTTCTGATATATTTTTGATGATTTCATTTTTTTTAATATACCAAAAATATGGGACTTTTAATTTCCAAGAAATTCATGCTTTTACAAACATTGTAAATATAAAAAATTTTTATGATTTAAATTTATTAACTTTACTTTTGTTTATAGGGGTAATTGGTAAATCAGCTCAGTTTCCTTTACAAAGTTGGCTTTCTGATGCCATGGTTGGCCCAACTCCAATATCAGCGCTTATACATGCAGCAACTATGGTTATTGCAGGTGTTTATTTAATAGAAAGAACTTATTTTTTATTTTTACTAACTCCGGATGTGCTATATTTAATAAGTGTAATTGGGACATTAACAATATTGATTTCTAGTTTGTCTGCTTTAGTTCAATCAGATGTGAAGCGTATTTTAGCATATTCCACTATGAGTCAGATTGGTTATATGTTTTTGGCACTAGGAGTAGAAGCTTGGATTCCTGCAATTATGCACTTAATTACACATGCGATTTTTAAAGCTCTTTTGTTTTTATCTGCCGGTTCTTTAATTTCATCTTGTCACGGTGAAAAAAATATCTTTAAGATGGGTGGTTTACGTAAAAAGTTACCTTTTCTATATGTTAACTTTTTAGTAGGCGGAGGGTCTTTAATCTCTTTCCCTTTAATTACATCAGGTTTTTACAGTAAAGGTAGTATTTTATTTAGCGTTTTTAAAAGCGGTCATATCAATCTTTTTTTAATAGGTTTATTTTGTTCTTTTTTAACAGTTATATATACATTAAGAATGATTTTTTTAATCTTTCATGGTAAAAGAAATATTCAAGATCCGATTACTTTTAAAGCATTAACACATCATTTACCCATGTGTATTTTTTTATTTTTTTCCACTGCGATTGGATTTTTTTTACTTCCTTCTTTGTCCTCTATTTTCCCAGTATCAAAATTTTTAATGAATGGAAAACTTGCATTTGAAATAATGTCTAGTTTGTTAACTATTTTAGGAGTATTTATTTCTTATCACTTATGGGTTCAAAAACCTTACTGGAGTAAAAAAATAATTAATTTGAAATTAATTAAAAAAATATCTTTTTTTTGGATGAAAGGATGGGGTTTTGATTATTTTTATAATTTGTTTTTTGTGAATTTTTATTTAAAATGTTCTAAATTATTATATCATGATCCTTTAAATTTAGTTGTTGATTACAATAAAAAAATAACACAATTAATCAATTATTATTTATTAAAGTTAATTAATGGCTATGTCCGATGGTATGCGGCATCGATGGTTTTGGGTATTAATTTAATTTTTGTATTAATTTTGTTTTTTTATTAGTTGTTATAGATAATTTTGTATACCAATCAACTATTAATTATTTATTTAAAACGTATTAAATAATAGGAACAAACCTGTAATGTTGCTTTCTCTATTAATTATCATTCCATTTTTAAGTGGAGTTTTTTCTTTTTTTTCTTATAGATTTGGAGCTAATATACCTCGTTGGATATCTTTAATAGGAGTTGGATCAACTTTATTAATCATATTAAAAATGTGTTTAAAAAATAGAATTTTTCAAGCACAAAAATATCCTTTTTGGAATGATCAATTAATTATTCCTTGGATACCAAGATTCGGAATTGATTTTAATATTGCAATCGATGGTTTTTCTCTGGTTATGCTTGTTTTTTCTTTGTTTTTAGGATTTGTATCTATTTTATGCGCATGGAATGAAATCAAAAGAAATGAAGGTTTGTTTTATTTAAATCTCATGTTTCTTTTAACTGGTGCCGTTGGTGTTTTTATTGCTATTGATTTATTTTTATTTTTTTTCTTTTGGGAAATGATGCTAATTCCTACTTATTTTTTAATTATGCTATGGGGGAAAAAAAAAGATAATAAAAAAAATCATATTTATTCTGCTAATAAGTTTTTTTTATATTCTCAATTATCTGGTTTAATAATGTTAATTTCTATTTTAGGATTAGTTTTTTTGAATTATCAAAATACTAATATTTTAACTTTTAATTATAATTTCTTGTTAAATCAAACAATAGATGAAAAAACAGAGTATATTTTAATGTTAGGATTTTTTTTAGCATTCGCTATAAAAATGCCAATAGTTCCTTTTCATGGATGGTTACCAGATGCTCATTCTGCATCTCCAGTATGCGGATCAGTAGATTTAGCTGGTATTTTGTTAAAAACAGCTCCTTATTCTCTATTGCGTTATAATTTCACACTTTTTCCAAATTCTACATCTCATTTTGTTCCAGTAGCAATGTTTTTAGGGATTTTTAGTCTTTTTTATGGAGCTTGGCTTGCATTTTCTCAAACAAATATAAAACGTTTTATAGCTTATTCATCTATTTCTCATATGGGATTAACTTTAATTGCTATTTACAGTGCTAACAAAATTGCTCTTGGAGGAGCAGTGATTCAAATGCTTTCTAACAGTGTATCTGCTTCTGCTCTTTGTATTTTATCTGGTCAATTGTATAATAGATTAGAAACGCAAGATATGAGAAAAATGAGAGGTTTATGGACATATATGTATTGGATTCCAGGATTTATTTTGTTTTTTTCTTTATCAAATTTAGGAATACCTGGAA harbors:
- the nuoH gene encoding NADH-quinone oxidoreductase subunit NuoH → MIVSKINECVTEFHFIKTIFILFFIIFFSAILSVIERRLLAFFQNRHGPNRVGYFGSLQICADMIKILFKEDWVPSFSKKFIFVLSPIIAFISLLFVIPTVPFTSKFYIINLNIGVLFFLMMAGLSVYSVLFAGWSSNNKYALLGAIRAVAQTLSYEVFLGLSIMGAVAKSGSFNIIDIVNNQKEIWNIFPQFFGFLTFFIAGLAICHRHPFDQPESEQELADGYHIEYSGMKFGFFFIGEYISIITVSFLITSIFLGGWLGPWLPGFIWFSIKAILCIFIFILIRASLPRPKYNQMLSFGWKVCLPLTLLNLLLTAFFLLLSKA
- the nuoI gene encoding NADH-quinone oxidoreductase subunit NuoI, with protein sequence MIIKEIIIGFCTQIRSMWMVFLNIFYKSETKMYPEEKVHVSSRYRGRIILTKNVNGDERCVACNLCAAVCPVDCIALQKSESKNGRWYPEFFRINFSRCIFCGLCEEACPTAAIQLTSDFELSEFKREDLIYEKEDLLISGPGKYPDYDFYNHSGVVIQNKKESIYLDAKNKPIDVKDLLP
- the nuoJ gene encoding NADH-quinone oxidoreductase subunit J translates to MEFCFYTFGILSIISTIFVVFQKNIVPALVYLIISFLSISAVFFTIGAFFAGALQIIIYAGAIMVLFVFFIMMLNLSDKDASKEKKYLNSTFWIGPSILSIILLCSMTYALSFFQNKNIDACLITAKSVGKNLFGPYALLVELFSMLLLSSLIVVFHIGKK
- the nuoK gene encoding NADH-quinone oxidoreductase subunit NuoK, giving the protein MISLFHGLFLSLILFLIGLTSFILRRNILFILISLEIMMNAVGLSFIVVGSYWKEADGQIMYIFTITLAAAEASIALALLIQFYKRYKKLNIDNLREMNG
- the nuoL gene encoding NADH-quinone oxidoreductase subunit L — encoded protein: MNIIFLLVLSPLISFLFLSFKNNIISKKNTSIVGCVSIFISLIITIFYCFQSICNPNQISIQKLWNLVSIDNINISVGFIIDDLSLIMLSLITGVGFFIHIFSIWYMRHKDGYSRFFACTNLFIASMLVLVLSDNFLLMYVGWEGISICSYLLINFYYDEIKNNNCAFKAFVLTRISDIFLMISFFLIYQKYGTFNFQEIHAFTNIVNIKNFYDLNLLTLLLFIGVIGKSAQFPLQSWLSDAMVGPTPISALIHAATMVIAGVYLIERTYFLFLLTPDVLYLISVIGTLTILISSLSALVQSDVKRILAYSTMSQIGYMFLALGVEAWIPAIMHLITHAIFKALLFLSAGSLISSCHGEKNIFKMGGLRKKLPFLYVNFLVGGGSLISFPLITSGFYSKGSILFSVFKSGHINLFLIGLFCSFLTVIYTLRMIFLIFHGKRNIQDPITFKALTHHLPMCIFLFFSTAIGFFLLPSLSSIFPVSKFLMNGKLAFEIMSSLLTILGVFISYHLWVQKPYWSKKIINLKLIKKISFFWMKGWGFDYFYNLFFVNFYLKCSKLLYHDPLNLVVDYNKKITQLINYYLLKLINGYVRWYAASMVLGINLIFVLILFFY
- the nuoM gene encoding NADH-quinone oxidoreductase subunit M, with the protein product MLLSLLIIIPFLSGVFSFFSYRFGANIPRWISLIGVGSTLLIILKMCLKNRIFQAQKYPFWNDQLIIPWIPRFGIDFNIAIDGFSLVMLVFSLFLGFVSILCAWNEIKRNEGLFYLNLMFLLTGAVGVFIAIDLFLFFFFWEMMLIPTYFLIMLWGKKKDNKKNHIYSANKFFLYSQLSGLIMLISILGLVFLNYQNTNILTFNYNFLLNQTIDEKTEYILMLGFFLAFAIKMPIVPFHGWLPDAHSASPVCGSVDLAGILLKTAPYSLLRYNFTLFPNSTSHFVPVAMFLGIFSLFYGAWLAFSQTNIKRFIAYSSISHMGLTLIAIYSANKIALGGAVIQMLSNSVSASALCILSGQLYNRLETQDMRKMRGLWTYMYWIPGFILFFSLSNLGIPGTGNFIGEFLILFGVFQSFPEISVLSTLVIIFSSIYSLKMIQTICYGQSQRKFSMFFLSKYEFFIILLLVLILIFFGINSNQILEISCFSINNLYKKFTESVLTMRL